One genomic segment of Ictalurus punctatus breed USDA103 chromosome 4, Coco_2.0, whole genome shotgun sequence includes these proteins:
- the LOC108264492 gene encoding transmembrane 6 superfamily member 1, which translates to MSALNASAGTAVFVLSLLSVPLCYSLNHLITTRSIETVLMAAASVVVILSHSARVLLNRKAPTDPLFYVYALYALLSVVNLIIGLEQDGIIDGFMTFYLKQANPHINTAHCHMISYWDGCAHYLMYLLMVAAITWGESYRVIGLYWVGSFLMQMIVYIPGSVVGKYGTQLNTLFLLHLLYVCVSVWACFRVFNQPTTRELPTNVQCEQMKSLFQRPVDLFFVLSLIVDTVFSVLRGLVVLDCPADWCHDYVLNYEPYLKDPSAYPAVQMLVNMLYSTPCVIMMMYGLCVPGCDWLPDLSLVHAGAMAQAQFCHTGASLHTRTPVTYRIPSERLLFFFTFNLFYALVPQALSYRCISRPAFFISKTQHSRTD; encoded by the exons atgtcaGCGCTGAACGCTTCCGCAGGTACGGCTGTGTTTGTCTTGTCTCTTTTATCTGTGCCTTTGTGCTACAGCTTAAATCACCTCATCACGACGCGAAG TATCGAGACTGTCCTTATGGCTGCTGCATCAGTTGTAGTCATTTTATCCCATTCGGCTCGAGTTCTGCTGAACCGGAAAGCTCCGACTGACCCCCTGTTCTACG TCTATGCTCTGTATGCATTACTGAGTGTAGTGAACCTCATAATAGGCCTCGAGCAGGATGGCATCATCGACGGGTTCATGACCTTTTACCTAAAACAG GCAAATCCTCACATTAACACCGCACACTGTCACATGATCTCATACTGGGACGGCTGCGCTCACTATCTGATGTACCTGCTGATGGTGGCTGCAATAACGTGggg GGAAAGTTACCGAGTGATCGGCTTGTACTGGGTCGGTTCCTTCCTGATGcaaatgattgtttacattccAGGCAGTGTGGTGG gtaAATATGGCACTCAGCTGAACACTCTGTTTCTTCTCCACCTgctctatgtgtgtgtctctgtgtgggCCTGTTTTAGAGTGTTCAACCAGCCTACAACACGGGAACTACCaaca AATGTTCAGTGTGAACAGATGAAGTCGCTGTTCCAGAGACCTGTGGATTTGTTCTTCGTGCTCAGCCTCATCGTAGACACGGTCTTCTCGGTTCTCAGAGGCCTG gtggtgcTGGACTGTCCTGCAGATTGGTGTCATGATTATGTGCTAAATTATGAACCATACCTCAAAGACCCCTCAGCATATCCAgctgtacag atgtTAGTGAACATGCTCTATTCCACTCCGTGTGTTATAATGATGATGTATGGACTGTGTGTTCCGGGCTGTGATTGGCTGCCAGATCTGAGTCTGGTGCACGCTGGGGCCATggctcag GCTCAGTTCTGTCACACTGGAGCGTCACTACACACTCGGACTCCTGTCACGTACCGCATTCCAAGTGAGAGActgctcttcttcttcaccttcaaCCTGTTCTATGCTTTAGTGCCTCAGGCGCTCAGTTACCGCTGCATCAGCCGTCCTGCCTTCTTCATCAGCAAAACCCAGCATAGCCGAACTGACTGA